The following proteins are co-located in the Nocardia bhagyanarayanae genome:
- the menE gene encoding o-succinylbenzoate--CoA ligase — translation MPTGSGLGDVLPHLREALEGNGPAWLPIPTSDRREARRLSDALSPGETIDDDVALVVTTSGTTGVPKGAMLSASALRASGTATHDRLGGPGAWLLALPTHHIAGIQVLLRSILAGTEPTVLDVSGGFLPEALAGAVAGMRGPRRYTALVPTQLIKALDAPGAAEALAELDAVLVGGAATPLPVYERAKAAGINVVRTYGMSETCGGCVYEGVPLDGAEVRIEDGRILLGGAMIAGGYRGQPDHPAFAEPGWFRTEDAGTFETGVLHVTGRLDEAIMTGGLLVIPQVVEAVLVTHPAISECVVLGLPDERLGQRVAVAVVPTAGATPTLEELRDHVVRELDAIAAPRELALLDELPLHGPGKPNRAKLRQLLVAQSTN, via the coding sequence ATGCCCACCGGATCCGGCTTGGGCGACGTGCTGCCGCATCTGCGAGAAGCGTTGGAGGGCAACGGTCCCGCGTGGCTGCCCATCCCGACCAGCGACCGCAGGGAGGCCCGTCGGCTCAGCGACGCGCTCTCCCCCGGCGAGACGATCGACGACGACGTGGCGCTGGTGGTCACCACCTCCGGCACCACGGGCGTGCCCAAGGGCGCCATGCTCAGCGCCTCCGCCCTGCGCGCGAGCGGCACCGCGACCCACGACCGGCTCGGCGGCCCGGGAGCCTGGCTGCTCGCGCTGCCCACCCACCACATCGCCGGTATCCAGGTGCTCTTGCGCAGCATCCTGGCGGGCACCGAACCCACCGTGCTGGACGTCTCCGGCGGCTTCCTGCCCGAGGCGCTGGCCGGCGCGGTGGCGGGCATGCGCGGCCCGCGCCGCTACACCGCCCTGGTGCCGACCCAGCTCATCAAGGCGCTCGACGCTCCGGGCGCGGCCGAGGCGCTCGCCGAACTCGACGCGGTGCTCGTGGGCGGCGCGGCCACCCCGCTTCCGGTCTACGAGCGCGCGAAAGCGGCTGGTATCAACGTCGTTCGCACCTACGGCATGAGCGAGACCTGCGGCGGCTGCGTCTACGAAGGCGTGCCGCTGGACGGCGCCGAGGTGCGCATCGAAGACGGTCGCATCCTGCTCGGCGGCGCCATGATCGCCGGCGGCTACCGCGGCCAGCCCGACCATCCCGCCTTCGCCGAACCCGGTTGGTTCCGCACCGAGGACGCGGGCACTTTCGAGACCGGCGTCCTGCACGTCACCGGACGGCTGGACGAGGCCATCATGACGGGCGGGCTGCTGGTCATTCCGCAGGTCGTGGAGGCCGTGCTGGTCACCCATCCGGCTATCAGCGAGTGCGTGGTGCTCGGCCTGCCCGACGAGCGGCTCGGCCAGCGCGTGGCGGTCGCGGTGGTGCCCACCGCCGGAGCCACCCCGACACTCGAGGAACTGCGCGACCACGTCGTCCGCGAACTCGACGCCATCGCCGCCCCGCGCGAGCTGGCGTTGCTGGACGAACTGCCGCTGCACGGACCGGGGAAGCCCAATCGGGCGAAGCTTCGCCAGCTGTTGGTCGCCCAGTCCACGAACTGA
- a CDS encoding VOC family protein, translating to MEILSSRVILRPGNYAKTLEFYRDGLGLAIAREYPGGTVFFAGQSLVEVAGHGGTGTSTAFTGAIWLQVRDASDAAAELALKGIPIDRAPEREPWGLIEMWIRDPDGVPIVLVEIPPEHPIRRDSRWSDD from the coding sequence ATGGAGATCCTCAGCAGCCGGGTGATTCTGCGGCCTGGGAACTACGCGAAGACGCTCGAGTTCTATCGCGACGGACTCGGTCTCGCGATCGCCAGGGAATATCCAGGTGGAACCGTTTTCTTCGCTGGACAGTCGCTGGTCGAGGTCGCGGGGCACGGCGGGACGGGTACTTCGACGGCTTTCACCGGCGCGATCTGGTTGCAGGTGCGCGATGCCTCCGACGCCGCGGCCGAGCTCGCGCTGAAGGGAATCCCCATCGATCGAGCGCCCGAGCGGGAGCCGTGGGGCCTGATCGAAATGTGGATACGGGACCCGGACGGCGTGCCGATCGTGCTCGTGGAGATTCCGCCCGAACATCCGATTCGCCGGGATTCCCGCTGGTCGGACGACTGA
- a CDS encoding 1,4-dihydroxy-2-naphthoyl-CoA synthase, giving the protein MTFNPKLWRPVPGFENLTDITYHRHIEQGTVRVAFDRPEVRNAFRPHTVDELYRVLDHARMTSDVGAVLITGNGPSPKDGGWAFCSGGDQRIRGRSGYQYASGETADTVDQARAGRLHILEVQRLIRFMPKVVIALVNGWAAGGGHSLHVVCDLTLASREHARFKQTDADVGSFDGGYGSAYLAKMVGQKFAREIFFLGRPYTAEEMHQMGAVNKVVDHAELEDVALEWTADINGKSPQAQRMLKYAFNLLDDGLVGQQLFAGEATRMAYMTDEAVEGRDAFLEKRKPDWTPYPWYF; this is encoded by the coding sequence GTGACGTTCAATCCCAAGCTGTGGCGACCGGTCCCCGGATTCGAGAATCTGACCGACATCACCTACCACCGCCATATCGAGCAGGGCACGGTGCGGGTGGCGTTCGATCGCCCCGAGGTGCGCAACGCGTTTCGCCCGCACACCGTCGACGAGCTCTACCGGGTGCTCGACCACGCGCGGATGACCTCCGACGTCGGCGCGGTCCTGATCACCGGCAACGGCCCGAGCCCCAAGGACGGCGGCTGGGCCTTCTGCTCCGGCGGCGACCAGCGCATCCGCGGCCGCAGCGGTTACCAGTACGCCAGCGGCGAGACCGCCGACACCGTCGACCAGGCGCGCGCGGGCAGGCTGCACATCCTGGAGGTGCAGCGCCTCATCCGCTTCATGCCCAAGGTCGTCATCGCCCTGGTCAACGGCTGGGCCGCGGGCGGAGGACACAGCCTGCACGTGGTCTGCGACCTGACCCTGGCCAGCCGCGAGCACGCCAGGTTCAAGCAGACCGACGCCGACGTGGGCAGCTTCGACGGCGGCTACGGCAGCGCCTACCTGGCCAAGATGGTGGGCCAGAAGTTCGCCCGCGAGATCTTCTTCCTCGGCCGTCCCTACACCGCCGAGGAAATGCACCAGATGGGCGCGGTCAACAAGGTCGTCGACCACGCCGAGCTGGAAGACGTCGCGCTGGAGTGGACCGCCGACATCAACGGCAAGTCCCCGCAGGCCCAGCGCATGCTCAAGTACGCGTTCAACCTGCTCGACGACGGGCTGGTCGGCCAGCAGCTGTTCGCGGGCGAAGCCACCCGCATGGCGTACATGACCGACGAAGCCGTCGAAGGCCGCGACGCGTTCCTGGAGAAACGCAAGCCGGACTGGACGCCCTACCCCTGGTACTTCTGA
- a CDS encoding PaaI family thioesterase, which produces MSERVKPVPDNAAGAAESGAQRSNGTAIRPRIDRSAVDENRYEKHGGFPKVSRARIGSNFGPFVDAMRTLQDLAVSVDAPDEVFGEALAKARELAELLEPYRAPELQGPAGRAVELPGRGSLLLLPWQVVSAGPDGITMTGEFRRFHLGGNGAAHGGVLPLLFDDLLGMIVHYAGRPISRTAYLHVNYRKVTPLERTLTVCGRVDRIEGRKTFITAELRDEQGDLLADCEGLMVQLLPWQP; this is translated from the coding sequence ATGAGCGAGCGTGTGAAACCTGTTCCAGATAATGCCGCAGGCGCAGCCGAATCGGGTGCGCAGCGTTCCAACGGGACGGCGATCCGCCCGCGCATCGATCGCAGCGCGGTGGACGAGAACCGGTACGAGAAACACGGCGGTTTCCCGAAGGTGTCCCGCGCGCGGATCGGCTCGAATTTCGGGCCTTTCGTGGACGCCATGCGGACGTTGCAAGATCTGGCGGTCTCCGTCGACGCGCCGGACGAGGTGTTCGGCGAGGCGCTGGCCAAGGCGCGGGAACTCGCCGAGCTGCTCGAGCCGTATCGCGCACCGGAATTGCAGGGTCCGGCCGGGCGCGCGGTGGAGCTGCCCGGCCGCGGCAGCCTGTTGCTGCTGCCCTGGCAGGTGGTCTCGGCCGGGCCGGACGGCATCACCATGACGGGCGAGTTCCGCCGATTCCATCTCGGCGGCAACGGCGCCGCGCACGGTGGCGTGCTTCCGCTGCTGTTCGACGACCTGCTCGGCATGATCGTGCACTACGCGGGCAGGCCGATCAGCCGCACGGCCTACCTACACGTCAACTACCGCAAGGTAACTCCGCTGGAGCGGACGCTGACAGTGTGCGGACGCGTCGACCGCATCGAGGGCCGCAAGACCTTCATCACCGCCGAATTACGCGATGAGCAGGGCGATTTGCTCGCCGATTGTGAAGGACTGATGGTGCAGTTGCTGCCGTGGCAGCCGTGA
- a CDS encoding DUF6918 family protein translates to MVAALSESLLDDAKRSAFLADAKEVLDAEVSDKGGASGLAVKGGYAAVKKISPSIVPDALESLAPKLVEQLEPFWQEYKASGSGQFADLLVAKSDEVAEALLQVTDARAEASSRPALQKVYSSMRSSAKKNVIEALPRLGDLVQRHAN, encoded by the coding sequence GTGGTTGCAGCACTGTCTGAATCCCTGCTCGACGACGCGAAGCGCTCGGCCTTCCTTGCCGATGCCAAGGAGGTTCTGGACGCCGAGGTGTCGGATAAGGGCGGCGCGTCGGGCCTGGCGGTCAAGGGTGGCTACGCGGCGGTGAAGAAGATCAGCCCGTCCATCGTCCCGGACGCGCTGGAATCGTTGGCCCCCAAGCTGGTCGAGCAGCTGGAGCCGTTCTGGCAGGAGTACAAGGCTTCGGGTTCGGGTCAGTTCGCCGACCTGCTCGTCGCCAAGTCCGACGAGGTCGCCGAGGCGTTGCTCCAGGTGACCGACGCCCGCGCCGAGGCCTCCTCGCGCCCCGCGCTGCAGAAGGTGTACTCCTCGATGCGCTCCTCGGCCAAGAAGAACGTCATCGAAGCCCTGCCGCGCCTCGGCGACCTGGTGCAGCGCCACGCGAACTGA